The DNA region GGCCTGGGGTTCCTGGGCTACCGGCTGGCGATGGAGGCCCTGACCGAAAGCGCGTCCTGACATGACAAGCCGCGCACTCTGCCGGCGGGGTGCCTTCAGCCCTCCCAGCTTCTGAAAAAGCGCGACGCCCCATTTGGGGCGTCGCGGGTGCAGTGATTCTCAGGCGCTGGCGGGCGCTTCGGGGGACTCGGGGGCTGCGGCCGGAGCGGCCTGCTCGCCCTTGTCGGCGGCCTTGCTGCTCTGGTCGGCGGCCTCCTCGGCGCGTTCCTTCTTGGTCACGCCGGGTTTGGGGGCCATGATCATGTTCATGTCCATGCCCATCATGCTGGGCATCCCTTCGGGTGTGCCGATCTCGGCGAGGGCCTCGGCGACGCGGACCAGGATGCGCTCCCCGAGTTCGGGGTGGGTGCGTTCACGGCCGCGGAACATGATGGTGACCTTGACCTTGTGGCCGTCCTGCAGGAAGCGGCGGACGTGGCCGGTCTTCGTGTTGAAGTCGTGGTCGTCGATCTTCACGCGGAACTTGATGGCCTTGACTTCCGTGTGACGCGCGCGCTTGCGGGTCTCCTTTTCGTTCTGCTGCTGTTCGTAGCGGAACCGGCCATAGTCGAGCAGGCGGCAGACGGGCGGGACGGCCTGCGGGCTGACCATCACGAGGTCCAGGCCTTTCTCGCGGGCCATCTGCATGGCGTCGCGGGTGTCGATGATCCCGATCTGCTCCCCTTCGTCGCCGATCAGTCGGATCTGGCGCACGCGAATCTGCTCGTTGACCTTGTGTTCTTTCGCTATGTTCATCACCTCCGCCGCGCCCGGCGCACGCTGGCGCCCGGGCGGCGCCCCTCCGGCCACGGCCCCGTGCGGGGGGCGGTTTCGGGGCAAGTACCGCCGAGTTTACCACGCCGCACTCCCGCCCCGCTGACGGCGCCGCCGGACACCGGCGCGGGTCTGGCATGCTGGGGGGATGACAGGCACGGGCGACGCGGGGCAGGCGGTGGTCGAGCGGCGGTTCGGGCCCTGGGAGGCCCGGGACGTGGACCGGGAGGTGCTGCTCACCGACGGGCTGGGCGGGTTCTCGCTGGGAAGCCTGGCGGGCGTGCCGACCCGCTGTTACGGCGCGCTGAACGCCAGCCGGCGGCCGCCCGTGGACCGTTTCGCGCATCTGGTGGCGCCGCTGGAGGAACTGAGCGCGGCAGGGGGCGGAGAGGTGGCGCTGCACGCGCTGGAGGTCGCGCCGGACGCGTTCGAGGGCCGGGGGCTGGATCTGCTGGCCGGGGTGACGCTGCGGGACCTGCTGCCGGAACGCGAGCAGCTGTGGCGGGGCGTGCGGGTGACGCGCCGGGCGTTCATGCCACCCGGTTCAGGCACGGTCGTGTACCTGTACGACATCGAGGCCCGGGAGGCGGTCACCCTGACGCTGGGCGGGTTCTTCGTGGACCGGGACATGCATGACCTTCACCGCGGCGTCCCGGACCTGCGCGTGCAGGTGCAGGGGCGGCGGGCGGCCGTGACCGGGGGCCGGGGCACGCGGGTGCGGGTGGTGGCGCCGGACGCGGCCGTGCAGCCGCTGGAGGCCGCGCCCTTCCCGCAGCGGGTGTACTACCGCTATGACCGGGCGCGTGGCGAGCCGGACACCGAGACGGTGCTGGGCGCGCGGCTGTGGCAGGTGCAGGTGCCGGCGGGCGGCGCGCGGGTGGCGCTGGTGGTGTCGGCCGGCCTGGAGGGCCCGGACGTGCTGGACCCCTGGGCGGCGTACGCGCAGGAGACCGCGCGGCGCCGGGCGCTGGTGGAAGGCGCCTGGGCGGCCTCCGGCGTGCGGGACGAGGTGGTGGCGACCCTGGCGGTCGCGGCGGACGCGTACCTGGTGCAGCGGGCGCAGCCGCCGGGCCGCAGCGTGATCGCGGGATACCCCTGGTTCGCGGACTGGGGCCGGGACGCGATGATCTCCCTGACGGGCCTGACCCTGCTCACCGGCCGCGCCGCGGACGCGCGGAGCCTGCTGGGCACGTTCCTGCAGGCGCTGCGGCGGGGCCTGACGCCGAACAACTTCCACGAGGACGGCGGGGGCGCCGGGTACAACACGGTGGACGGCGCGTTGTGGCTGGTGGTGGCGCTGGAACGCTACGTGGCGCTCACCGGGGACCTGGGGTTCGCGCGGGAGGCGCTGCCGCAGGTGCGGGAGTTGCTGCGCTGGCACCTGGACGGCACGGACCACGGCATCCGCGCGGACCGGGAGGACGGGCTGCTGTGGTCGGGTGAGGCGGGCGTGCAGCTGACCTGGATGGACGTGAAGATTCACGACTGGGTGGTCACGCCCCGCAGCGGGAAGCCGGTGGAGATCCAGGCGCTGTGGCTGGGGGCTCTGGCGGCCGAGGAGAGGCTCTCGGAGGGGCTGGGTCAGGTGCCGGCCTGCTCGGCGGCGCTGGCGCGGGCGCGCGGGCAGTTCGGGAAGCTGTGGCGCGGCGAGCAGTTCGCGGACTTCCTGACGGAGGCGGGCGGCGCGGACCTGAGTGTGCGGCCGAACGTGGCGCTGGCGCTGGCGCTGCCGGACACGCCCGTCTCGGGGGTGCAGCTGGACCTGACACTGCGCCTGATCGAGTCGCAGCTGCTCACGCCGGTGGGCCTGCACACGCTGTCCCCGCTGGACGCGCGGTACCTGGGGAACTACGGCGGGGTGCGGGTGCAGCGGGACGCGGCGTACCACCAGGGCACGGTGTGGGCGTGGCCGCTGGCGTCGTATGTGGACCTGCTGCTGCGTGGGGGGGAGGTCGCGCGGGCCCGCGCGGCGCTGTCCGGGCTGTCCGGCCACCTCTGGGAGGCGGGGGTGGGGCACGTCTCGGAAGTGTTCAGCGGGGACAGCCTGCGGCCCGGGGGGTGCCCCTTCCAGGCGTGGAGCGTGGCGGAGTTCCTGCGCGCACACGTGCTGGTGGCGCAGGCCGAGAGCCGCGCGGGGGCCGCAGGGCCGGGCCCGACCTGAACCGGACCGGGCCGGGGAAGTGTCCGGCCCAGGCGGCCTTCTTCCCTTGACGTCAAACGGACACGAACCCTAGCATCCGGTCATGCCGTCCACCATGCCTCCCCTGCCCGCCGACGCCCTGGTCGTGGGCCTGGCCGTGGACGTCGCCGCCTTCGCCATTCACGACGGCGAACTCCGGGTCCTGCTCGTCCAGCGCGGCGAGGGCCCGCACCTGCGCGCCTGGGCCCTGCCCGGCGGCCTCGTGCACCCCGGAGAGGAACTCGCCCAGGCGTCCCTGCGCGTCCTGCACGACGAGACCAGCATGGACCTGGAACCCCGCCACCTGGAACAGCTGCACACCTTCGCGGAGGTCGGGCGGGACCCGCGCGGGCGAGTGGTGAGCGTGGCGCACCTCGCGGTCCTGCCGCACGGCACCGTGGCCGTGCAGGGCGGCAACGAGGTGCTGGGCGCGGAGTGGCTCAGCGCGCACAACCCGCCACCCCTGGCCTTCGACCACGCCGACATCCTGGCGCACGCGCTGGCGCGGCTGCAGGTGCGGCTGGAATACGCGAACCTGGCGCTGGAGTTCCTGCCGGAAGCCTTCACCCTGCCGGAGTTGCAGGGCGTGTACGAGGCGATCCTGAACCGTCAGCTCGACAAGCGGAACTTCCGCAAGAAGCTGCTCGCGCAGGGCGTCCTGACCCCCAGCGGGGAGCGGCGGTCCGGTGTGGGGCGCCCCGCGCAGCTGTACCGCCGCGCGAAACACGCCCGCACCGCCGCGCTGTAACCGCGCCCGGTCTCCGGCTCAGCCGGCGGTGACGGTGTGCCGGCGGGGCGTCAGGCCGCGTTCGCGCACCAGGGCCCGCACTTCCTGGCAGCGGCAGCCGCGGTAGGTGCACAGCAGGCCCTCCGGGTCGTGCTGCAGGAACCGCACCGTGGTGTCCACCAGGTCCCGCACGCGGTACAGCCGCAGCAGGGCGCTGCCCACGGTGACGCGGCGGTCGCGGCCGTGCAGCCACGGCAGCAGGTTGTCGAAGTCCGCCGAGCAGTTCGGGAAGGCAGTGGGCAGCACCTGCCCCTCCAGCGGCACGTACCGCGTGAGGTTCGGCACGCCCGCCACGTGCTCGCCGTAATGAATGGTGGTGTTGCTGCCGAAGTCCACGCCCATCAGCAGCGCGTACCCGTCCAGGTCGTACAGCGCCCCGACCGGCTGGTAGGGGCTGTCCAGCGTCTGCGCGGCCGTGATGGGCGCCGCCTGCGCGCCCAGGGCGATGAAGCTCAGCGTGGGGTGAAAGGACCGCAGCGCCTCGGGGCGCTCCACGAGGTCCTGCGGCACCCGCCCGATGTCCCGGCTCACGCGGCTGAGCCGGTGAAACGAGGACCGCGGCGTGGCGGTGGGCCGGGTGAGCAGGGTGTCGTAGGTGAAGGCCGGGGCGACCACCGTCCGGCAGCGCCGCGCCAGGGCGTCCACCAGGGCCGGGGCGCCGCCCTCCACCGTACCGAAGGCCCGGAGACTGGCGTGCACGATCACGTCCTGCGTTCCGTCCAGCCCCAGCCCGCTCAGCCCCTCGTCCAGATCCCGGGCCGTCACGGTCGGCTTGCGCAGCAGGTTCAACACGCCCGCAGCATAACCCTGAAGCCGCCCGCCCATCGGAACGGGCAGGCGGCTTCAGCTTGATTCGTGGGCTCAGGAGCAGATGCTCATTTCACGAACAGCATCTGGCGGTAGGTGGGCAGCGGCCAGTGCTTCTGGCTCACGATGCGTTCCAGGCGGTCGGCGGCGGCGCGGACCTGCTGCATGGCGGGAAGCACGTGGTCGCGCATGTGGTGGGCTTTTTCGTGCACCTCGTCGCCGCCCAGGGCCTCGTTCTGCTGGCGGAGTTCCTGCAGGGCGTCGTACAGGGTATCGCTGAGCTGCACGAGTTCCTTGGTGGTGCCGGTCGCGGCCTTGCTCTTGACCTCCACCTCGCCGAGTTCCGCGAGGTAGCTGAACGCGGCGGGCAGGATGGCGGTCTGCGCCATGTACTCGGTGGTTTCACCCTCGATGTTCACGGTCTTGAAGTAGATGTCGTACATGATTTCCTGGCGGGCAGCCAGTTCGCGTTCGTTCAGCACGCCGAAGTCACCGAAGAGCTTGAGGTTTTTCGGGCTGACGAGGGTTTCCACGGCGTCCAGGGTGGTGCGCAGGTTCAGCAGCCCCCGT from Deinococcus ficus includes:
- a CDS encoding amylo-alpha-1,6-glucosidase, translated to MTGTGDAGQAVVERRFGPWEARDVDREVLLTDGLGGFSLGSLAGVPTRCYGALNASRRPPVDRFAHLVAPLEELSAAGGGEVALHALEVAPDAFEGRGLDLLAGVTLRDLLPEREQLWRGVRVTRRAFMPPGSGTVVYLYDIEAREAVTLTLGGFFVDRDMHDLHRGVPDLRVQVQGRRAAVTGGRGTRVRVVAPDAAVQPLEAAPFPQRVYYRYDRARGEPDTETVLGARLWQVQVPAGGARVALVVSAGLEGPDVLDPWAAYAQETARRRALVEGAWAASGVRDEVVATLAVAADAYLVQRAQPPGRSVIAGYPWFADWGRDAMISLTGLTLLTGRAADARSLLGTFLQALRRGLTPNNFHEDGGGAGYNTVDGALWLVVALERYVALTGDLGFAREALPQVRELLRWHLDGTDHGIRADREDGLLWSGEAGVQLTWMDVKIHDWVVTPRSGKPVEIQALWLGALAAEERLSEGLGQVPACSAALARARGQFGKLWRGEQFADFLTEAGGADLSVRPNVALALALPDTPVSGVQLDLTLRLIESQLLTPVGLHTLSPLDARYLGNYGGVRVQRDAAYHQGTVWAWPLASYVDLLLRGGEVARARAALSGLSGHLWEAGVGHVSEVFSGDSLRPGGCPFQAWSVAEFLRAHVLVAQAESRAGAAGPGPT
- a CDS encoding AAC(3) family N-acetyltransferase, whose protein sequence is MLNLLRKPTVTARDLDEGLSGLGLDGTQDVIVHASLRAFGTVEGGAPALVDALARRCRTVVAPAFTYDTLLTRPTATPRSSFHRLSRVSRDIGRVPQDLVERPEALRSFHPTLSFIALGAQAAPITAAQTLDSPYQPVGALYDLDGYALLMGVDFGSNTTIHYGEHVAGVPNLTRYVPLEGQVLPTAFPNCSADFDNLLPWLHGRDRRVTVGSALLRLYRVRDLVDTTVRFLQHDPEGLLCTYRGCRCQEVRALVRERGLTPRRHTVTAG
- the infC gene encoding translation initiation factor IF-3 — its product is MMNIAKEHKVNEQIRVRQIRLIGDEGEQIGIIDTRDAMQMAREKGLDLVMVSPQAVPPVCRLLDYGRFRYEQQQNEKETRKRARHTEVKAIKFRVKIDDHDFNTKTGHVRRFLQDGHKVKVTIMFRGRERTHPELGERILVRVAEALAEIGTPEGMPSMMGMDMNMIMAPKPGVTKKERAEEAADQSSKAADKGEQAAPAAAPESPEAPASA
- a CDS encoding NUDIX hydrolase, whose product is MPSTMPPLPADALVVGLAVDVAAFAIHDGELRVLLVQRGEGPHLRAWALPGGLVHPGEELAQASLRVLHDETSMDLEPRHLEQLHTFAEVGRDPRGRVVSVAHLAVLPHGTVAVQGGNEVLGAEWLSAHNPPPLAFDHADILAHALARLQVRLEYANLALEFLPEAFTLPELQGVYEAILNRQLDKRNFRKKLLAQGVLTPSGERRSGVGRPAQLYRRAKHARTAAL